The genomic DNA CTAGACAGGAGGTATGTTTCTTGGATTAAGAAATTCCTCAATCCTGGATTTTGTTTCAGCAACTATCAAagttgctatattttttagctGAATCCAGAGTTTCCCGAACCAGCCAAACTCAGAAAGCCTAATTCTTCTGCTTGATTGCACGCACCACTGTGATCTTGTGTTGCCATCTTAACAGGCACAAACAAGCGTCTGGCAACCACTATGAGCAGCCACTTTCACAATGAAGGTCTTCAACAGGGCCCACTAAGAGTCCATGTACCTCACCTCAGGTCAGCATCTCAGGCAGTAAATGCGGACTTTAACAGCAAGAGGTTAAACATCTTGAACCCATAGGCTCGCATGTATGCTGTCATTTAGGTTGTCACCTCATATAGCTGAGGTTTTAGTTACAGATCACAATATTTTATAacttaatataatatatacaatatTTTATAACTTACCATAGTTTAGCTATTACCACCAGCTTGAACCAGACTAGAGCCCCAAACTGTAGTCCCTTAATGTACATGTCTCCTACTAATCTTATTCTGATTTGTATTATTATCATTGACCTGCCTCTATAGTTTTCCTACAGTTCTCATAATGAAGATTTATTTCAAAAGGTTTTGAATGTCTGTGTTTTCTAATGTGttctttaaataataaaaaacgcTTATAGAAATATATAAATTTGCTTTCTTGGTCATTTTTTGACAATTGCACATACATACTCCCTAAAGTTGCCATGAATATGCAATGGACACTGGATTTATCACTTGAATCGCCCCTACTTATGAGACAGCTTGTGTTTGAACATGGTCTCCATTATGGACAAATCATGCCAAACACAAAAGTCTGATAACATCCAGTCATCAGGGTTCAGAAGGCTGTTCAAACAATTCACTCCCAATCACTCCTCTTGACATATTCACTGGAGGCTTGGATTTGGACATATTTAAAGCTGATTTGAGAGAATggttggtatatatatatatatatatatatatatatatatatatatatatatatatatatataattattatatcaCTGTATGACTTTGACCTTCACTCGTACTCTCCAGGTTATCCAGTCACTGTTGACGTGAGCATTGAAGTCCCCCAACACAATGGAATCAGTGAGTGGAATTCTGTCCAGAATACCACTGTTTCTCCAAACATGCGATTCTTCAAACTGAGCACTGTCTTTTCTGATTTGCTTCATTCTGAATTGAAGGTTATTTGTTGATTCAGTGTGACTAAGGAGAAAGGCAGATCTGTGAAGGCCAGGGAGCTAGCTGTTCTCTAAGTCATTTAACCAACTAATTACACGGTGAGTTGAGCTTATAATGCCCTTCTACTTGAACAATTACTCAACTGCATTGCAATGATTGGCTGAGtaagtaaacaaaacaaaatatccagCATAAAGGAAAAATTACCACGTTATATAAAACCAGATGTCTGAACTCTGGGGATTCTGACAGCAGGGCTTTATTGTGTAATGCAATGTCGAATGCATATATGCAAATGGGTAGGTATGCAGGATTAAATAATGCAAAGGTTAATGAGTGATATGTTCTACATGAGATGCATCagagaatgtgtgtgcacatgagcAAATCACAGGAAGTGTCTGCTTGATTCTGCTTGGCTTGCACTAGATGAGACAGAGGAAGGGCAAGAGTTTGACTATCACACTATACATTGAACCTAGCGAAAAATGACCCCTCCCATATtaacacactccccacacctacagacacacaaaatctttagacacacacacctcttcagacacacacatactgttgAACGATTATGTGTTTTCGGCAGGAGAGATGATTCTGAGATTATCAATATTACAATAAACTGTGTAATGACACTTATCTATGCAGATTGTTAGCAACTTCAGAACACTGACTAAAGGTATATTTCATTAAAAGAGGCAGCAGGCAGtctaataataaataacagaTAACAGATTACAGTTATCtgagtttttgcttttttaacaTTTGACTGACTTATGTTGAACATACCTAAAATACAATGCTGCTTGAACATTTGTGAACACCTTCTCTTATTTTATCACCAGTTTTTATATATGAAATGCCAGCAGACTACATGAATCATGGAATCTGAACATAtgcaaaagtaaatgaaccacagctgcatGGGAAAGTCAATTAGGTAAAAGACTCAAAGATTTTGAGTGCTCAAGTAATCAGTgaagcagaccaatcaaatgagacatcctTGGGAGAAGATTTGAGCCACAATGATTGAAAGGGAGAGGAAACCAACCAAGCCACTGTTGTGCCAAGGCATAAAACAAtgcagagaggaaaggagacattCGAGGACAAAGGTGAAAGAAGGTGGTGAagcccatcagtctggggaaAGATACAAGCTACAATCTCCAAAAGATTGCAGCTCCACCCATGCAAGAAAAATCATTTTGGAGGGTAGTCAACATCACCGCAGCTCTGCCCAAAAGAGGATGGCCATCAAAACTTGCACCAGAAAAATAGTTGTTCAGGTAAAGGCCaacccacacacatcacaagtttggagaaaagtcaacacttcatataaagagaagaacctcttcacaacagtgaagcatggaaGTGGATATGTGAAGATCTGGACTTGCTTTTCTGCCTCCTCATCTGTACAACTCCATATTATAAAGGGAACCATAAATAACCAGGTCTATCAACAAATTCCTGAACAGAATCTCTTGCCATCAGTCAGGGAATTGAAGCTGGGACAGaaatggatggtgccatttgaAAGACAGCAACCCAATGCATTGCAGTAAAACTACTAATGAATGGCTTAAGAGAAAGAATTGCACTCTGGATTTGCCCAGTCAAAGTTCagacctcaatcccatagaaatgtTGTAGCAAGATAAGATATTTTTCACCTTTTTTAGAAAATAATGACCATGTTTGGgtggttcacaaactttcaatcAGCACTCTATTAGGCTAATATTTACACCATTATTagcctagtgtgtgtggtggtggtgggggggggggggggggggggggtaagtgtgtgtgtatgtggtagtAGCACCAGAAGCAGATATTCAGATGTCCAATCTGTATATGTGTGACAGCCAGGAGCCAAGTGTAGTCAGCAGTCTTTCAAAAGCAAGAGACCATATTTCACTAATAAGCATTTTGTCTCTAACCAAGCCTCTCTGACCTCATCAGTCAATTACGGGGGATTGAGGTGATGAGTGTTGAGGTGagaggagcagaggaggagaaggatgaagaggaggggaagagaaggagaggactggagtgagagaagagagggatgatagaggaggagaagagagggataaaaaaggaggagaggagagggataGGAGGATAGTgatgagagaagagaggagtaaGAAAGGAGGAGatagggaggaggagaggaggagataaGGAGGAGATAgtgatgagggaggaggagaggagggggttgagcaaggaggagatgctctctcccttctctccacTGCTCACACTCACCGTCCATCAAATCCCTCCCCTGTAGAGTGAGGCCATCTTCCAATACACCTGCCATGAATGACTGTTCATTGTGTTAgcggtggtggtgtgtgtaaacgtgtgtatgtgtatgtgtgtgcatgtgtgcacatttCCTGGCTGCCTCCCGTCTGACAAGCGCAGGAGCAGCTGGAGACTGATGATGGAATTAgtctgttgccatggagaccACAGCATCATCTAGAATTTCAAGGGCGAAGGACTGTCATGGTTGGAGACTGACAATCCCAAACACATCATACATATGACctcacccaaacacaccacatGTACATCCCCACTCATACACACCAACCATATGACCTCACCTACAACAGCTTTCTAAGGTCCATCACTAACACCTACTCCAGGGCATGAAAATTCACATGTGATGTAACTGTAATCCTGCCTAATTGAATAGAAGTATATGGTGAGTTTATTAACTTTGACCTTAATACATCATGGCAAAGAAACGGTGAAGGAATGAAGGAATGTTCTGCTGACTAAGATTACTCAGAATTTCATCCTAACCCTTTTGTCACTGAACACTGTTATTGAGTTCATGTATCTTATGCCAGATGGTCTGAATGATGTCTTTATGACTTCAGCCTTCCTCTTAAAGTCCTTGCCCTGACGCTAAGGGCAGTAAGACTTACACACAACGGGAAGACTCCAAAAGCAGGAATCATAACAACTGAACCGGTCACATTAAATGAACAGAGCAGGGAAACCACTGATGAAAGATACTATATCACTATATCTTCCCTGTGCTGCATAAGCCGAACTGTATGCTTACCTTGAAACGCAACATTCCCGTTTTTGCCCGTAAGATCGTATCACAAGCTAGGAATAATGATGACAGGTTTCCTTCTCGAAGCCATTACTTTGTTCTAAACGTTAAACGTTTCAGAAACTTGCGCAATGCAGACCGAAACCAACGTCCACGTTTGCACATATTGGCAAATCGTCTTAACCAtgtacatgcacaaacacgAGCAATTTACTACGCAGCAGCATCACGACAACAAGGACAACACGTGTGTCTGCGCCGTGTGTAACTGTAATGTAATGAAATCACGTCCAAACTGACCTGAACCGTGCAGGTGTATTCCGTGTCATCCAGGAGCCGGACGGTGCAGTTGAATTCTCTGTCCAGACTCCGAACACTGCCGCTCATCAGTCGACTCAACATCATGGCCAGTCAGTGGCGGCCGGCGAACGCGTTAAGCTGGTCGCGACATACCAACGGTGAAATATTAGTCTTCTCTTCGGTCAACCACCTGCGCGAAAGAAAGCGTTTGGAGGAGTAATGTCCTATCATAGTTATCCTCCGGAATGGACATTACGTCCTCCGCTGCCAGTTGAGTTGACGCGAACGCTGAGGAACCCTGGGACACTCAGCAGAACAGCAGGCTTTTCATATTAATTCACTGCGTTTCTGGAGAGGGCTAGGGCGCATTTTATGCATTGGAAGTCCAAACCATTGTTGATATTCACGACTGGCCCATCTTCGACCATACGAATAACACATTTAGCGTAGTCTTATACACATGTTCGTTACGATTGGTCCTGAGAATCGAGTACTGTGTGAGAATGCAACACATAAATTCATGCGACTGATGAAAACACGTGTCCCACAGACATCGTCCCAGCTGTGTTCGGACCATTCTACCTAACAGTACCGTATGGATGTCATCCGCTCGCAAAATCACTGGCTTTCCCTGGGCTACACTAGATGGTGACTCATCAATACCCGCCTGCAGAAGATTAGGCACGTTTCTAAAAACGACATCTAGTAGTCGCTAGTGGCGCGTTATCTTTAAGATAACGAAGAATCAGGAGACAAACTGTAGATACCCGTGCTTCAGTGAACGTTTGTTGGTATATTTTACTATTTAAATATAACTCCATATGGCGGCAATATCCACTAATAAAGTGTCATAAGTATCATTATGAAAgtgagatttttaaaaacgtaTCACTAGGTATACAGAATTCAAATCAATGGATAATTGATTTTACGTACTGATATGTTTAGACGAATTTGCATTACACTTAGTTTAGGGTCATATAACGTGGGTAATGAAGCCAACACATACGTTAAGAACGGAAACAAATTTTTAAAGAACTGTACACAGTACTTCTCAAAAGCTTCACAAAACATGAGTGTAATTGCACTTGTCTAAACTCATACTCGATAACACAAGTTACAAAGAGTGTTAACAAAATAAAGTCAGAAAGAAATGACAAGTAATTCTGAAAACCACCACCAGTTTTCTTTGGTTTACAGTGCACAGGGTCCAACATTAAAACAATCTCTTCATAGCTCAGCAGTACACAAGGGATGTGGGGGGAGGAAATCAAATAACAAGACATGTATACAGCTCTAGTTGCTGACCAGCTGAAGCTGGGATTCAGctgaaaaaactaaacaaacaatATAAAACAAAAGGTTGGTATTACTGCAAAAGGTTGGTATTAACCTTAATTACTGTACTCAACGGATCTTAATTACTGTATCCAACAAATGTGGTAATCCAACAGATTAGTGCTTTGCAGATATGAAACATTGCAATGCCACGAGGTACAGGTATCTTGCTTCATGTAATTGACTACATCATCATTGGTATTATAGGTTTAAACTGAGGCAGCTTCCAGTAAAAACGGGGCAGACTTAGCCAAGTGATTGCAATCTACGTGATAGTGGAAAGTCTATGTGCTGGTGGACACATTGGTTTTCTTCTCACTGAAGAAACTCTTGAGCATGAGAACTTGGCCAATGCTGACCATAAAGAGAATGATTGTCTCTCCAACTGACCAGAAAGACACACGCTCATTTAGGTCTTCTGCCCTGAGTCGGTCCTGAGCCTCTCGAAGACGATACCATGTCTGAGAGTCAGCCACAACCTTCAGAATCTCATGGATGGATAAGCAAGCAGACTCCATCTGTGGAAGGGAAAATAGGCCTTAGAGAGACATTTCGTTATTTATTAGCAGAGGACAAAAATAAATCCTACATCTGACAAAGAAGAGATACCCATGGTAAAACATTTTCATACAAGTAGAAGTCATCTATTTAAATACGTGAGTTACAGGATAAAAGTGAACAAATATACTTCTGGATCAAAAGTAAAATCCTGCGAGTTACACTTTTTGCTTTTTCTTATTTAATAAAATGTTATGGTGGACTCTGAGTGAGGGCAAGTGTGTGTGGCTGCAGACAGACCTCCACAATGCACCACCCTCCGCAGGTCTGACATTATTCTGATTGTTGTTGCAGATTTAGCTCTTTAGCTTCTCTCTATCTTCTGTTTGTATCAGCTGAAACAAAATCAGTTGGTTCTGTGGTGTGCTGTGGTGTGACTGCTCTAATCTGAAAGTGGATCATATTCTTTCAGATATTTTACAGAGACCAGATTAGTCCAACTGAGAGTAACGGGTGCTGATGTATTCTACAGAAAGCACTTGAGAGGGAAATAAGTTATTTTACTTTGAAAAGTAGCTGGGTAAAAGTCTTTAAAACTTTATTAAAGTTCAGATATTTGAAGTGAGCTCTTAAGTACACTTACTTAATTTCTCTCCACTACTGTGATTTACAAATTCATTTAATAGTTTACCTTCTCTTCAACAATTACAATAACTTCTTACTTTTCTTTGACTAACACAAGTTAACTAAATAAATCAATATGTGTTTGCAAGTGGTGTATGTTTTACCTGGGTGAGCGCTGTTGCCTTGTTCATGTCTGGCAGTAACGAATTGTCTTCTCCAGCTCTGAAGTCTAAATACACAGTTTTATGAGAAAAAGTGGAGAATTCATTGCTGAAGCAGACTTTGTAAACACCCTTCAGAGCAGTTGTATGACTGAAGCTGTCATACTGCTTCCTCCGTTCTTCATAAAGGACATTATTCATTGGGTCCGTCACAAAGCAGTCAACATCATAGTTGCCTCCAGCAATAACCTGCAATCCAACACAGATTTAAACCCAGTCACAAACATTGTTTTTACAAGGCTCAAAGAAAAGTCCAAGTCTTTCAAGGTTGCACATGTGACACCATCAACTGCACTCATTCTACATGCATAACTTGCATTTGTAGTGTTGCATTGCTGCTCTGCTTGGTTCTTCATATCCAGGATCTGCAATTCTGTCAATGTGAATTCATACATAAAAAACCTTGCCGTTCCCAGCCATAAAATCTGAACACTCTGAAAACATTATCCAGGGGCAGTGTAGATTATATGCTGTGTCCCCTGATATCACTTAAGGTAATGAGAAGAGCCCATGTACATAATTCATGGAAGGGAAAACGTATCCTTTGAGATAGTGTAAATGCCTATAGACAAGGAAGGTTGTTTAACTATATTAAGTTAATATAACCAAGTTATTATGAGGTTGGTTTGAGGGAAAACTATTACACAGTCTGCACAGTATTACTTGGTTAAAATTGCAAGTTTATGACAGCTGCAAAGTGACGAAGAATGCACATATCATTTCTGGTCTtgggtttaaaaaaataattctcaCATTTTGGttcaaaattaaataaataaaaattaacgTTGTTACTGCATATTAAAGCTTTAACCCACTGTTAACCTTACTTGAAAGTCGATATCAAACTTGATTCCCTCTTCCAAGTCCTCGTAGAAACATTGTTTCTCGTTATCCGGTAATTCAAACGTTAGTTCAGTGGCACCGATCAAAGCTGTGTACAGTGTCACAATTAACAGTCCCGCGCGCCGCATGTTGCTTCAGGTGAGCAAAGACCAGTACCGGATTTTAAATCAAATATGAGGTAGCTTAATTAACTCTGACAGTTCCAAAGAATATATAAATCTGTCAACCTTTACGTACACGAGAATAAAACACTGACGTGGCATGAGGACGAGGATATTTCCGGGTTATTTCACGTTAGAAGTTCAAATTAAAACTAAATTAGTGACTCACAATCAGCACGCTGGGGAGATGTTGATGGTGGTATATGCCCGTggtattatataaatatataataattataaaatatataaatatataataattataatcccccccccccccaaagtcaTAATATCCTGTTTGTATATAGGAACAATAACAAAAACTGTTGGTTGCGGAATAAAGCTGGATATAGTTTTGGCAACTGCCGCTCCAGAGAAACTTTTAATCGTCGGTAATTGCCTGCTTTTTATGATTACAACATATATCTTCATAATTATGCTATTTTGTCTCGGATGTTAAGCTTTTATTTTGGCGTATTTTACCAGTGAGGGGACGAACCCGGAAAATGCTTCATTCTTTATATTTTATCCCTGTCACGTATTTCCAACTTTCGGTTATTATTAACGTGTTGCTGTAACGCAAGGATCAACATTATATGGGCTTAAAGTGTGTTTGCTAGTTTCATTCACACAATTTAACGGGAGAACATATGCTTCCTCCATAGGAATATATTGGTCATACTCGTTAGCTATCTAAAGGTAATACCTGGATTACAATGTTGCAGGACTACGTGAAGACAGTGCAACAGTTCGTGGAAGAACATCACTTTGGGATCTCGTTTGCCCTTGTTGCAGGTAGCTTTTATTACAGTAACCAATTATTACATTCCATCAGTTATCTTAAAATATTGTACCAATAATATTTCTTTTATAGTGCTACTTAACTTTTATAATGTCTGAAAAAGATAAGATATAATTTACTTGCTAGTTTATGTGTATCTGAAGATTTTGGAGGAGTGACGAACTATTCCAGTCCCTGAATTCAGTTACAGGACACTAGTTGATGTGGTTAGTCTTCCATGTTATatgtaataaacatataacattGCTGATTTTTAGGCATCACATTATGCACCGATGCTGTTTGCGTTAAACAGATCTCATCTAGGGTGACCCAATTCACCAAACGTGGAGCAAAGGCTGTTCG from Brachyhypopomus gauderio isolate BG-103 chromosome 12, BGAUD_0.2, whole genome shotgun sequence includes the following:
- the tmed3 gene encoding transmembrane emp24 domain-containing protein 3 isoform X2, encoding MKNQAEQQCNTTNVIAGGNYDVDCFVTDPMNNVLYEERRKQYDSFSHTTALKGVYKVCFSNEFSTFSHKTVYLDFRAGEDNSLLPDMNKATALTQMESACLSIHEILKVVADSQTWYRLREAQDRLRAEDLNERVSFWSVGETIILFMVSIGQVLMLKSFFSEKKTNVSTST
- the tmed3 gene encoding transmembrane emp24 domain-containing protein 3 isoform X1, yielding MRRAGLLIVTLYTALIGATELTFELPDNEKQCFYEDLEEGIKFDIDFQVIAGGNYDVDCFVTDPMNNVLYEERRKQYDSFSHTTALKGVYKVCFSNEFSTFSHKTVYLDFRAGEDNSLLPDMNKATALTQMESACLSIHEILKVVADSQTWYRLREAQDRLRAEDLNERVSFWSVGETIILFMVSIGQVLMLKSFFSEKKTNVSTST